A stretch of the Lolium perenne isolate Kyuss_39 chromosome 3, Kyuss_2.0, whole genome shotgun sequence genome encodes the following:
- the LOC127344291 gene encoding uncharacterized protein, whose translation MAGCSSTRRRCRPSSPSSARTHPLEDDDLLHEIFLRLPPQPPHRLRASLVSKRWRRLATDPKFLRRLCIHHRKPPLLGGFSYQAGELSFRSTLDPPYRIPPERFSLQPSGRFSLQPRGRQIWVCLDCRHGRLLFDDRSQSRVIVWDPVTDNLRVVPYPQQFHDHGITQIHTGTVLCAAGDQGHVHGACHSSPFKVVALSCCEHADEATAKVAFASVYSSETGIWSHLISTTLPGTSIFFLSGRSTFIGNTLYCLLIMSPIDNTCILEFDLDAQRLDVIKRPPGAPRQDNVLIIQAEDGGLGFAALITPIYHPCLQMWDRQVDSRGVATWVLRKTLELHKILGLESWIGMHKAFIMHYLQDVQAIFLRVESSVYMLQLESMQSKELFKSNNMSRYHPFASFYAEGILE comes from the exons ATGGCCGGCTGCAGCAGCacccgccgccgctgccggccctcctcgccgtcgtcggcACGGACGCATCCgctggaagacgacgacctgctcCACGAGATCTTCCTCCGCCTCCCCCCGCAGCCGCCCCACCGCCTGCGCGCATCCCTCGTGTCCAAGCGCTGGCGGCGCCTCGCCACCGACCCCAAGTTCCTCCGTCGACTCTGCATCCACCACCGGAAGCCCCCTCTCCTCGGCggcttctcgtatcaagccggagaACTCTCCTTCAGATCCACTCTTGACCCGCCCTACCGCATCCCTCCCGAGCGCTTCTCGCTGCAACCCAGCGGGCGCTTCTCCCTGCAACCCCGCGGCCGCCAGATATGGGTGTGCCTCGACTGCCGCCACGGACGCCTACTCTTCGACGACCGGAGCCAGAGTCGGGTCATTGTGTGGGACCCTGTCACTGACAACCTCCGCGTCGTACCCTATCCGCAGCAGTTTCACGACCACGGGATTACGCAAATCCACACTGGGACGGTGCTCTGCGCCGCCGGAGACCAGGGCCACGTGCATGGCGCCTGCCACTCGAGCCCTTTCAAAGTGGTCGCGCTGAGCTGCTGCGAACATGCTGATGAAGCCACCGCCAAAGTCGCCTTCGCAAGTGTTTACTCCTCCGAGACTGGCATATGGAGCCATCTCATCTCAACAACGCTTCCTGGCACTAGTATTTTTTTCTTGAGTGGGCGCAGCACGTTTATTGGCAACACCCTTTACTGTCTGCTTATAATGAGCCCTATAGACAACACCTGCATCCTTGAGTTTGATTTGGATGCACAAAGGCTAGATGTGATCAAGAGGCCTCCTGGTGCTCCTCGCCAGGACAATGTTCTGATCATCCAGGCAGAGGATGGCGGTCTTGGCTTCGCTGCTTTGATCACCCCCATCTATCACCCCTGCTTGCAAATGTGGGACAGGCAGGTCGATTCTCGTGGAGTTGCCACATGGGTGTTGCGGAAGACTCTTGAACTGCACAAGATTCTTGGATTGGAGTCTTGGATTGGCATGCACAAAGCATTTATAATGCACTATTTGCAAGATGTTCAGGCAATCTTTTTGCGGGTGGAGTCATCTGTCTACATGCTTCAGCTTGAATCAATGCAATCTAAGGAACTTTTCAAAAGCAACAATATGTCCCGCTATCATCCTTTCGCAAGCTTCTATGCTGAAG GTATCTTGGAGTAG